The following proteins come from a genomic window of Streptomyces sp. Sge12:
- a CDS encoding lipid-transfer protein, with amino-acid sequence MKSYIVGVGMTKFEKPESRDWQYWDMAKEAGTAALADAGVDYGLVEQVPVGYCFQASTAGQRAAYELGLSGVPVYNVNNNCATGSTALMMARQFVQGGISDCVLALGFEKMKRGALGGGADGGDFKTSPVARHYGIMAAGHGFEMSPPTAQIFGNAAREHMERYGTTAAQLAAVGAKNHRHSANNPNAQFQDVYGVEEILAAKEIHAPLTKLQCSPTSDGAAAALVVSERFVVRHGLHDKAVEIVGQAMTTDTEASFASGSCIDVVGKPMTAAAARQAYGASGLGIEDVDVVELHDCFSINELLTYEALGMCEDGAAGKLLESGATTYGGRWVVNPSGGLISKGHPLGATGLAQAAELVWQLRGEAGPRQVAGARVGLAHNIGLGGAAVVTLLRRG; translated from the coding sequence ATGAAGTCGTACATCGTGGGTGTCGGCATGACGAAGTTCGAGAAGCCGGAGTCGCGGGACTGGCAGTACTGGGACATGGCGAAGGAGGCCGGGACGGCGGCGCTCGCGGACGCCGGCGTGGACTACGGGCTCGTCGAGCAGGTCCCGGTGGGCTACTGCTTCCAGGCGTCCACCGCCGGCCAGCGGGCCGCGTACGAGCTGGGGCTCTCCGGGGTGCCTGTCTACAACGTCAACAACAACTGTGCGACGGGCTCGACGGCGCTGATGATGGCGCGGCAGTTCGTGCAGGGCGGGATCAGCGACTGCGTGCTGGCGCTGGGCTTCGAGAAGATGAAGCGCGGCGCGCTGGGCGGTGGAGCCGACGGAGGTGACTTCAAGACCTCGCCGGTGGCCCGGCACTACGGGATCATGGCCGCCGGCCACGGCTTCGAGATGTCCCCGCCAACGGCGCAGATCTTCGGCAACGCGGCGCGGGAGCACATGGAGCGGTACGGGACCACGGCCGCGCAGCTCGCGGCCGTGGGCGCGAAGAACCACCGGCACTCGGCGAACAACCCGAACGCGCAGTTCCAGGACGTGTACGGGGTCGAGGAGATCCTGGCGGCGAAGGAGATCCACGCGCCGCTCACCAAGCTCCAGTGCTCGCCGACCTCGGACGGCGCGGCGGCGGCGCTGGTGGTGTCGGAGCGGTTCGTGGTGCGGCACGGGCTGCACGACAAGGCGGTGGAGATCGTCGGCCAGGCGATGACGACGGACACGGAGGCCTCCTTCGCGTCGGGCTCGTGCATCGACGTGGTGGGCAAGCCGATGACGGCCGCGGCGGCCCGGCAGGCGTACGGGGCGTCGGGGCTCGGGATCGAGGACGTGGACGTCGTGGAACTGCACGACTGTTTCTCGATCAACGAGCTGCTGACGTACGAGGCGCTGGGCATGTGCGAGGACGGCGCCGCCGGAAAGCTGCTGGAGTCGGGCGCGACCACGTACGGCGGGCGGTGGGTGGTGAACCCGTCGGGCGGGCTGATCTCGAAGGGGCATCCGCTGGGGGCGACCGGGCTGGCGCAGGCCGCCGAACTGGTCTGGCAGCTGCGCGGCGAGGCGGGGCCGCGGCAGGTCGCGGGGGCGAGGGTGGGGTTGGCGCACAACATCGGGCTGGGCGGCGCGGCGGTGGTGACCCTCCTGCGGCGGGGATAG
- a CDS encoding YcxB family protein: protein MSEICGASFSATGSVTRDEYDEAARAAGLFRRGRIVGALGTALLASAGVALSSGGLTLHPVPLGIAVAYGLFALLLLPRWAVARGFRTGRAAEEKRVVVDGTGIEVFRGGESQRIVWDEMRYYYETPRLHVFVGRSRRRTCLVVLPKRLFTAPGESELLAAFGQEQAGDGS, encoded by the coding sequence GTGAGCGAGATATGCGGGGCATCCTTCAGCGCCACCGGCAGCGTGACCAGGGACGAGTACGACGAGGCCGCCAGGGCGGCGGGGCTGTTCCGGCGGGGCCGGATCGTGGGCGCCCTCGGCACGGCCCTGCTCGCTTCGGCGGGGGTGGCGCTGTCCTCGGGCGGTCTCACCCTGCACCCCGTCCCCCTCGGGATCGCGGTGGCGTACGGCCTCTTCGCGCTGCTGTTGCTGCCGCGGTGGGCGGTGGCCCGGGGCTTCCGCACGGGCAGGGCCGCCGAGGAGAAGCGGGTCGTGGTGGACGGTACGGGCATCGAGGTGTTCCGGGGCGGGGAGTCGCAGCGGATCGTGTGGGACGAGATGCGCTACTACTACGAGACGCCCCGGCTGCACGTGTTCGTGGGCCGCTCGCGCCGCCGGACGTGTCTCGTGGTGCTGCCCAAGCGGCTGTTCACCGCCCCGGGCGAGAGCGAGCTCCTCGCCGCCTTCGGGCAGGAGCAGGCCGGCGACGGCTCGTAG
- a CDS encoding RNA polymerase sigma factor: MAESTWPAETLVLAAQRGDLDSLTALVSGSHPNVRRFAHSLCASPEDAEDAAQEALIILYRKVGMLRASGALASWMFRIVRNECLRRARLVPHERAPLPDTAVRSAEEEALQRLEAARVARAIAALPEDQRRVLIMRDIQGHSGRTAADALGLTTAAMKSRLHRARAALHDTLLGGDDEHC; encoded by the coding sequence GTGGCTGAGTCGACCTGGCCCGCCGAGACCCTGGTCCTCGCCGCGCAGCGCGGGGACCTCGATTCGCTGACCGCGCTGGTCTCCGGCTCGCACCCGAACGTACGGAGGTTCGCGCACTCGCTGTGCGCCTCCCCCGAGGACGCCGAGGACGCGGCCCAGGAGGCGCTGATCATCCTCTACCGCAAGGTGGGGATGCTGCGCGCGTCCGGCGCACTGGCCTCGTGGATGTTCCGCATCGTCCGCAACGAGTGCCTGCGCCGCGCCCGGCTCGTCCCGCACGAGCGCGCTCCGCTGCCGGACACCGCCGTGAGGTCGGCGGAGGAGGAGGCCCTGCAGCGCCTGGAGGCGGCCCGGGTGGCGCGGGCCATCGCCGCCCTCCCCGAGGACCAGCGGCGCGTGCTGATCATGCGGGACATCCAGGGGCACAGCGGGCGGACGGCCGCCGACGCGCTGGGCCTCACCACCGCCGCGATGAAGTCCCGGCTGCACCGGGCCCGTGCGGCCCTCCACGACACCCTGCTCGGAGGCGACGATGAACACTGCTGA
- a CDS encoding response regulator transcription factor, whose product MPVDHRAARALRVLLEPPHPALALQLGLQPDIEVVRDPMARPAVALVEELEAVTALLADDPECRVLVLTGSAHPGLAEAALAAGAAGLVLRDGPVEELADSIRRASMGETVVDPALG is encoded by the coding sequence ATGCCTGTTGACCACCGTGCGGCCCGCGCCCTGCGCGTCCTGCTGGAGCCGCCGCATCCCGCCCTGGCGCTCCAGCTGGGCCTCCAGCCGGACATCGAGGTCGTCCGGGACCCGATGGCCCGGCCCGCGGTGGCCCTCGTGGAGGAACTCGAGGCCGTGACCGCGCTGCTGGCCGACGACCCGGAGTGCCGGGTACTGGTCCTCACGGGCTCGGCGCACCCCGGCCTGGCGGAGGCCGCCCTCGCCGCCGGCGCGGCCGGCCTGGTCCTGCGCGACGGCCCCGTCGAGGAGCTCGCGGACTCCATCCGCCGTGCTTCCATGGGCGAGACGGTGGTGGACCCGGCCCTGGGATGA
- a CDS encoding MaoC/PaaZ C-terminal domain-containing protein, which produces MPIDAAKALAAEPRLGEIGWDHKDIQLYHLGLGAGRPATDPDELRYTLESKLHVLPSFATVAGAGMAMMGGLAAPGIEINLANVLHGGQSIELHRPIPVKGSATSTARVAALYDKGKAAVVVLRTEVADADGPLWTSDAQIFVRGEGGFGGERGPSVKEELPERAPDRVEERHIREEQALLYRLSGDWNPLHADPEFAKLAGFDRPILHGLCSYGMTLKAVVDTALGGDVSRVRAYRTRFAGIVLPGETLRIRMWQEPGRVLVSVSAVERDDAPVLADTVVEHA; this is translated from the coding sequence ATGCCGATCGATGCCGCCAAGGCCCTCGCCGCCGAACCCCGTCTCGGGGAGATCGGCTGGGACCACAAGGACATCCAGCTCTACCACCTCGGCCTCGGCGCGGGCCGGCCGGCCACCGATCCGGACGAGCTGCGCTACACCCTCGAGTCCAAGCTCCACGTCCTGCCCAGCTTCGCGACCGTCGCGGGCGCCGGCATGGCCATGATGGGCGGGCTCGCCGCCCCCGGGATCGAGATCAACCTCGCCAACGTCCTGCACGGCGGCCAGTCCATCGAGCTGCACCGGCCCATCCCCGTCAAGGGCAGCGCCACCTCCACCGCCAGGGTCGCGGCGCTCTACGACAAGGGCAAGGCCGCCGTCGTCGTCCTGCGCACCGAGGTCGCCGACGCCGACGGGCCGCTGTGGACCAGCGACGCGCAGATCTTCGTACGGGGAGAGGGCGGCTTCGGCGGCGAGCGCGGCCCCTCCGTCAAGGAGGAGCTGCCCGAGCGCGCCCCGGACCGCGTCGAGGAGCGCCACATCCGCGAGGAGCAGGCCCTGCTCTACCGCCTCTCCGGCGACTGGAACCCGCTGCACGCCGATCCCGAGTTCGCGAAACTGGCGGGCTTCGACCGGCCGATCCTGCACGGCCTGTGCTCGTACGGGATGACCCTCAAGGCCGTCGTGGACACGGCCTTGGGCGGGGACGTCTCCCGGGTCCGGGCCTACCGCACCCGCTTCGCCGGGATCGTCCTCCCCGGCGAGACGCTGCGCATCCGGATGTGGCAGGAGCCCGGCCGGGTCCTGGTGTCGGTGAGCGCCGTCGAACGGGACGACGCACCGGTCCTCGCCGACACCGTCGTCGAACACGCCTGA
- a CDS encoding Zn-dependent alcohol dehydrogenase has translation MRAALQSEIGQDKLEVVDDMEAVGLGPGKVKIRVRATGLCHSDLSAMSGVLPQPAPFVPGHEGSGVIADVGDGVTSLKQGDRVLVCWLPPCGHCPSCKRGQGHLCLASLVNAGTPNFRRAGGDIFGFAATGTFAEELVVDAACAVPIPDDVPFDIAALIGCGVTTGLGAAINTAQVEAGSSVAVIGCGGVGISVIQGAKVQGAAQIIAVDPVESRREAALRFGATEAVGPEAFDDAKNRITGGEGFDYVFEVVGKSATAQTAYRMTRRGGSVVIVGAGALDDNFQIDMFSLFFDEKKILPSMYGGGDVLRSYERTIALWRAGRVDLASLITHRVQLAEINDALDQMRTGVALRTCIEL, from the coding sequence GTGCGCGCAGCACTGCAGAGCGAGATCGGCCAGGACAAGCTCGAGGTCGTCGACGACATGGAGGCCGTGGGCCTGGGCCCCGGCAAGGTGAAGATCCGGGTCAGGGCCACCGGCCTGTGCCACTCGGACCTCTCCGCGATGAGCGGCGTGCTGCCGCAGCCCGCCCCCTTCGTCCCGGGCCACGAGGGCTCCGGGGTGATCGCCGACGTCGGTGACGGGGTCACCTCCCTCAAGCAGGGCGACCGGGTCCTCGTCTGCTGGCTGCCGCCCTGCGGCCACTGTCCGTCCTGCAAGCGCGGCCAGGGCCACCTGTGCCTGGCGAGCCTGGTCAACGCGGGCACCCCCAACTTCCGCCGCGCGGGCGGGGACATCTTCGGCTTCGCCGCGACCGGCACCTTCGCCGAGGAGCTCGTCGTCGACGCCGCGTGCGCCGTCCCGATCCCCGACGACGTGCCCTTCGACATCGCCGCCCTCATCGGCTGCGGGGTCACCACCGGCCTCGGCGCGGCCATCAACACGGCGCAGGTGGAGGCCGGCTCCTCGGTCGCCGTCATCGGCTGCGGCGGCGTCGGCATCTCCGTCATCCAGGGCGCCAAGGTCCAGGGCGCGGCCCAGATCATCGCCGTCGACCCGGTCGAGTCGCGGCGCGAGGCGGCCCTGCGCTTCGGGGCCACCGAGGCCGTGGGACCGGAGGCCTTCGACGACGCCAAGAACCGGATCACCGGCGGCGAGGGCTTCGACTACGTCTTCGAGGTCGTCGGCAAGTCCGCCACCGCGCAGACCGCGTACCGGATGACCCGGCGCGGCGGCAGCGTGGTGATCGTCGGGGCGGGCGCACTGGACGACAACTTCCAGATCGACATGTTCTCGCTCTTCTTCGACGAGAAGAAGATCCTGCCGTCGATGTACGGCGGCGGGGACGTGCTCCGTTCCTACGAGCGCACCATCGCCCTGTGGCGGGCCGGCCGGGTGGACCTGGCGAGCCTGATCACGCACCGGGTGCAGCTCGCCGAGATCAACGACGCGCTCGACCAGATGCGTACGGGCGTGGCCCTGCGCACCTGCATCGAACTCTGA
- a CDS encoding 3-oxoacyl-ACP reductase, which yields MSLPLEGLSAIVTGAGRGLGRAEAIELARLGASVVVNDFGQPGRDGSGEASAAPAEEVAEEIRAAGGRAVAHLGDVADFTQARELVELAVSSFGKLDVLVNNAGILRDRMVFSMSEEEWDSVIRVHLKGHFNTTHFASVHWRERSKAAGGPVYGRIINTSSEAFLGGSAGQPNYAAAKGGIVGLTTSTALALAKYGVTANAICPRARTRMTEDVFAGFQVPEDGKLDALAPEHVSPLVGYLASPASAGANGQLFVVHGGIVAVMERPKVAAKFDTAKESFSYEELDELLTPHYASRPANETFAATEVLGLKHA from the coding sequence ATGTCACTGCCACTTGAGGGGCTCTCCGCCATCGTCACGGGCGCGGGGCGGGGGCTCGGCCGGGCCGAGGCGATCGAGCTCGCGCGGCTCGGCGCGAGCGTGGTCGTCAACGACTTCGGCCAGCCGGGCCGGGACGGTTCCGGGGAGGCCTCGGCCGCCCCGGCGGAGGAGGTCGCCGAGGAGATCCGCGCCGCGGGCGGCCGGGCGGTGGCGCACCTGGGCGACGTGGCGGACTTCACGCAGGCTCGGGAACTGGTCGAGCTGGCCGTGAGCAGCTTCGGGAAGCTGGACGTCCTGGTCAACAACGCGGGCATCCTGCGCGACCGGATGGTCTTCTCGATGTCCGAGGAGGAATGGGACTCGGTGATCCGGGTCCACCTCAAGGGCCACTTCAACACCACCCACTTCGCGTCCGTGCACTGGCGCGAGCGGTCCAAGGCGGCGGGCGGCCCGGTCTACGGCCGGATCATCAACACCTCCTCCGAGGCCTTCCTCGGCGGCTCGGCCGGCCAGCCCAACTACGCGGCGGCCAAGGGCGGCATCGTGGGCCTGACCACCTCGACCGCGCTCGCGCTCGCCAAGTACGGGGTGACGGCCAACGCCATCTGCCCGCGCGCCCGCACCCGGATGACCGAGGACGTCTTCGCCGGCTTCCAGGTCCCGGAGGACGGCAAGCTGGACGCCCTCGCCCCCGAGCACGTCTCCCCGCTCGTCGGGTACCTGGCCTCGCCCGCCTCGGCCGGGGCCAACGGCCAGCTGTTCGTCGTGCACGGCGGGATCGTGGCCGTCATGGAGCGCCCGAAGGTGGCCGCCAAGTTCGACACGGCCAAGGAGTCCTTCTCCTACGAGGAGCTCGACGAGCTGCTCACCCCGCACTACGCGTCCCGCCCGGCGAACGAGACCTTCGCCGCGACCGAGGTGCTCGGCCTCAAGCACGCCTAG